Proteins co-encoded in one Kribbella solani genomic window:
- a CDS encoding TetR/AcrR family transcriptional regulator, with protein MATPTARRLDPVKVVDSALAIADDEGPAAVSFRKLAAQHDVTPMAMYRHFKDKDDLLAALGDRILADVVLPEPTDEPWDVQLHNLLGAFVTALRAHPRLADLTLPRILVAEPGLAMAERSLELLVEGGFGIEDAAEIGRQSMCSLIALVTTDPIAREANDPEDREASLRRKRASLGALSPRRYPMVTSASSALVCPSSAERYYTVGLELVVAGIRGVRAGQN; from the coding sequence ATGGCCACCCCGACAGCCCGCCGCCTCGACCCGGTGAAGGTCGTCGACAGCGCGCTCGCGATCGCCGACGACGAGGGCCCGGCCGCGGTCTCGTTCCGGAAGCTGGCCGCGCAGCACGACGTCACGCCGATGGCGATGTACCGGCACTTCAAGGACAAGGACGACCTGCTCGCCGCGCTCGGCGACCGGATCCTGGCCGACGTCGTGCTCCCGGAGCCGACCGACGAGCCGTGGGACGTGCAGCTGCACAACCTGCTGGGCGCGTTCGTGACCGCGCTCCGCGCGCATCCACGGCTGGCCGATCTGACCCTGCCGCGCATCCTGGTCGCCGAGCCCGGCCTGGCGATGGCCGAGCGGTCACTCGAGCTGCTGGTCGAGGGCGGTTTCGGGATCGAGGACGCGGCCGAGATCGGCCGGCAGTCGATGTGCTCGCTGATCGCGCTGGTGACGACCGACCCGATCGCCCGCGAGGCGAACGATCCCGAGGACCGGGAGGCCTCGCTGCGGCGGAAACGGGCTTCACTCGGCGCGTTGTCACCGCGGCGGTACCCGATGGTCACCTCGGCCTCGAGCGCGCTGGTCTGCCCGTCGTCGGCGGAGCGGTATTACACCGTCGGCCTGGAATTGGTGGTCGCGGGCATTCGCGGCGTACGCGCCGGGCAGAACTGA
- a CDS encoding YegP family protein: MAGKFELYKDKSGEFRFRLKAGNGEIIATSSESYGTKASALNGIDSIKRNAAEAKVDDQTD; encoded by the coding sequence ATGGCGGGGAAGTTCGAGCTGTACAAGGACAAGTCCGGGGAATTCCGGTTCCGCTTGAAGGCCGGCAACGGTGAAATCATCGCGACCAGCAGCGAAAGCTACGGAACGAAGGCGTCGGCGCTGAACGGGATCGACTCGATCAAGCGCAACGCGGCCGAGGCGAAGGTCGACGACCAGACCGACTGA